Proteins found in one Roseovarius pelagicus genomic segment:
- a CDS encoding HAD family hydrolase, producing MLSDAVIFDIGNVLIEWQPERFFDAQIGTIARKAFFADVPFYEMMDRIDAGADFSATVESMALAYPGWESAIRMVRDNWSDLAQPSIPHSVRLLAALKANGIPVFALSNFGAQNFPVSCAAFPFLTSFDRHYISGEMGLIKPDPAIYAAVEDDCGIPASRLLFTDDRADNIAAARARGWQTHLFDSPAGFAQCLVDAGLLTEEQAK from the coding sequence ATGCTAAGTGATGCAGTGATTTTCGACATTGGCAATGTGCTGATTGAATGGCAGCCCGAGCGGTTCTTTGATGCACAGATCGGCACGATAGCGCGCAAGGCTTTCTTTGCCGATGTACCGTTTTACGAGATGATGGACCGTATAGATGCCGGGGCCGATTTCTCTGCCACGGTAGAGAGTATGGCGCTGGCCTATCCCGGCTGGGAAAGTGCGATCAGAATGGTACGCGATAACTGGAGCGATCTGGCGCAACCATCCATTCCTCATTCGGTTCGGTTGCTGGCGGCGCTCAAGGCCAACGGCATACCCGTCTTTGCCTTGTCAAACTTCGGCGCGCAAAACTTTCCTGTCAGTTGCGCCGCGTTTCCGTTTCTAACCTCGTTTGATCGCCACTATATCTCGGGCGAGATGGGCTTGATTAAACCCGACCCTGCGATCTACGCCGCCGTCGAGGATGATTGCGGTATCCCGGCGTCCCGGCTGCTATTCACCGACGACCGGGCCGACAATATCGCCGCCGCACGCGCCCGCGGATGGCAGACCCACCTCTTTGACAGTCCCGCTGGATTTGCGCAGTGTCTGGTCGACGCTGGACTGTTGACCGAGGAGCAAGCGAAATGA
- a CDS encoding ornithine cyclodeaminase family protein — MSITMIPFDEGETNLDWLGLCDAFEHGHLLPKAEIGDTFLYRDPDTLLSRSAWIDGMGLAVKSATIFPRNPDKGAPMINGAVSLFDDAAGTLAAIIDFHLVTKWKTAGDSLCAARRLARPDSKHILIVGAGTVGHNLWQAYSAGFPDATFTVWNRTRANAEAMVEDCPGLAVADDLQSAIRDADIVTSATMSTQPVMCGDWFQPGQHIDLIGAYRPDMREVDDKALTRARIFVDSYDTTVGHIGEIKIPLEAGVIARSDLQADYYEPEKFKRKSEDEITLFKNGGGAHLDLITSRYILDAWQAAT; from the coding sequence ATGAGCATCACGATGATCCCCTTTGACGAAGGCGAGACCAACCTCGATTGGCTGGGTCTGTGTGATGCGTTCGAACACGGGCACCTTCTGCCAAAAGCCGAGATTGGCGATACTTTTCTCTACCGAGACCCCGATACACTGCTCAGCCGGTCGGCCTGGATCGACGGCATGGGACTTGCGGTGAAATCCGCCACCATCTTTCCGCGCAATCCCGATAAGGGCGCGCCCATGATCAACGGCGCGGTCAGCCTCTTCGACGATGCGGCCGGCACGCTGGCGGCGATCATTGACTTTCACCTTGTGACCAAATGGAAAACCGCAGGCGACAGCCTGTGTGCCGCGCGCCGCCTCGCACGCCCGGACAGCAAACATATCCTGATCGTCGGGGCAGGCACCGTTGGCCACAACCTGTGGCAGGCTTATTCCGCTGGCTTCCCGGACGCCACGTTCACCGTCTGGAACCGCACCCGCGCAAACGCGGAAGCGATGGTAGAGGACTGTCCCGGATTGGCTGTCGCCGACGATCTGCAGTCCGCAATCCGCGATGCCGATATCGTCACCTCCGCCACGATGAGCACACAGCCAGTGATGTGTGGCGACTGGTTCCAGCCCGGTCAACATATCGACCTCATTGGCGCCTACCGCCCCGACATGCGCGAAGTGGACGATAAAGCCCTGACCCGCGCGCGTATCTTCGTGGACAGCTACGACACCACGGTTGGCCATATCGGCGAAATCAAGATCCCGCTGGAGGCGGGTGTGATCGCCCGCAGCGATCTGCAGGCTGATTACTATGAACCGGAAAAATTCAAACGCAAGTCCGAGGATGAGATCACCCTGTTCAAGAATGGCGGCGGCGCGCATCTGGACCTGATAACAAGCCGTTACATTCTGGACGCGTGGCAAGCGGCAACATGA
- a CDS encoding alpha/beta fold hydrolase: MNWLLGLLACIAVAPFLREALRPPISSARKDTAPGDFAILSRGTTYYRWRGPVDAPIAVCVHGLTTPSLVWDRIADALVDMGFRVLTYDLYGRGLSDRARGLQDADFFARQLEELLSELGTHPKITLLGYSMGGAIVPAFAARHIDQLRQIVLIAPAGLGHDLGPASRIIANTGLLGKWLMLTVYARSMRRACNAERSIPSSIAGITDVQVSQINDRGFLPAVLSSLRGILDAPLDDAHRVIATAAVPTLAIWGEEDDVIPLVGRDTLAALNPHATSVVIDGAGHTLPYTDDDAVVAVLRDHLIRPDRTPG, translated from the coding sequence ATGAATTGGCTGCTCGGGCTGCTCGCGTGTATCGCCGTTGCTCCCTTCCTTCGCGAGGCGCTGCGCCCCCCGATCTCATCCGCGCGAAAGGACACTGCCCCGGGCGATTTCGCCATCCTGTCGCGCGGGACCACTTACTATCGGTGGCGGGGGCCAGTGGATGCACCCATCGCCGTTTGCGTGCATGGATTGACCACTCCGAGTCTGGTCTGGGACCGGATCGCCGATGCGCTGGTCGACATGGGGTTTCGCGTCCTGACCTATGACCTCTACGGGCGCGGTCTGTCGGACCGGGCGCGCGGCCTGCAAGATGCCGATTTCTTTGCCCGCCAACTGGAAGAGTTACTATCCGAACTAGGCACCCACCCCAAGATCACGCTGCTGGGCTACTCTATGGGCGGCGCAATCGTGCCCGCCTTTGCCGCGCGTCATATAGACCAACTACGCCAGATCGTGCTGATCGCGCCCGCCGGGCTAGGCCACGACCTCGGCCCGGCCTCACGGATCATCGCCAATACCGGCTTGCTGGGTAAATGGCTGATGCTGACGGTCTATGCACGCTCAATGCGGCGTGCCTGCAATGCTGAACGCAGCATACCCAGTTCAATCGCCGGTATCACGGATGTGCAGGTGAGTCAGATCAATGATCGTGGCTTCCTGCCTGCTGTGCTGTCATCCTTGCGCGGTATACTCGATGCCCCTCTGGACGATGCGCACCGCGTGATCGCCACCGCCGCTGTGCCGACGCTTGCCATCTGGGGCGAAGAGGATGACGTGATTCCGCTCGTTGGCCGTGACACGCTCGCGGCTCTGAATCCACACGCCACAAGCGTGGTAATTGATGGGGCGGGCCATACCCTGCCCTATACCGACGATGACGCCGTCGTGGCCGTCCTGCGCGATCATCTCATCCGGCCGGACAGGACGCCGGGCTAA